The following proteins come from a genomic window of Ailuropoda melanoleuca isolate Jingjing chromosome 2, ASM200744v2, whole genome shotgun sequence:
- the TMCO2 gene encoding transmembrane and coiled-coil domain-containing protein 2: protein MSTSFPSSSSVWDNIVDYLSLSSIWNWLQASLLGETRSPQQTNLGLLDNLALAVQVILGISFLLLLGVGVYALWKRSVQSIQKILLFVITLYKLYKKGSDFFQALLVSPEGNPLPVQDTNFFLSLGLQERILKKLQAVENKVKDLEGMIISHKPAMKRDCSSEPYCSCSDCQSPLPTSGFTSTSEM, encoded by the exons ATGTCAAcatcttttccttcatcttcatCGGTCTGGGACAACATCGTCGATTATCTTTCTCTGAGCTCGATATGGAATTGGCTACAAGCAAGTCTTCTGGGAGAGACTAGATCACCTCAGCAAACAAATTTGGGACTACTAGATAATCTTGCTCTGGCTGTGCAAGTTATCCTGGggatttcctttttgcttttgctgGGAGTAGGAGTATATGCCTTATGGAAACGAAGCGTTCAGTCCATTCAG aaaatattgttGTTTGTAATCACCCTCTACAAACTTTACAAGAAGGGCTCAGATTTTTTTCAGGCTTTGCTGGTCAGCCCAGAAGGGAATCCTCTCCCAGTTCAAGACACTAATTTCTTCCTGTCCTTGGGTCTGcaagagagaattttgaaaaaacttCAGGCAGTGGAGAACAAAGTGAAGGACCTGGAGGGGATGATCATTTCCCACAAACCTGCCATGAAAAGGGATTGCTCCTCGGAGCCTTACTGCAGCTGCTCTGACTGTCAGAGCCCCTTACCCACATCGGGGTTTACTTCCACATCTGAAATGTGA